The Flavobacterium sp. IMCC34852 genome contains the following window.
TTCGCGCTGTATTATTTGTCAAGGGGAACAGTAAGGTATTTTTTAACCGATAATGTTGCTGTTTTTTTCTATCATGAATTAGTGACTAAAGATGTGAATGCCATTCACGTATCAGTTTATATGGCAATGTCTTTTTTCTGGTTTTTAGCCAAAGACACTAAAAAAATTCTTGATTATCTTGCGTTAACCATTTTACTGCTGATGGTACTTTTGCTTTCCTCCGGCAATATCATTATTACTTTCTTCGGATTAATCATTATTTATTTTTTATTCTATGCCAAAGTTTCAAAGCAAATGAGACTGAAGAATTTAATCGTAATGTTGGTATTGTTGGTTTCTTTGGGATTCATAGGAGAAATAAAAGAACAGTTGCGCCGAGAATACGAAACTATAATGACTAACAGTACGGTTAACGATGTCATTTCAAAAGAAAAGAACAGCACCTTTTTCAATGTCAGTATCAAACAGGCTTGGACTAAAAAGGTTTTTAACGAAAACGACTTTTTTCCCGGTACGGCATTCAGGGTATATCAGTTCAGAATATTTTTGGAAATGCTTCGTGATGATGCCATTTTTTGGAAAGGATACGGACTCAATGCTTCCTATCCTAAGATTGAAGCGAAAGGATTAACCTATAACGTGTATCAAGGAAATGCCTCTTTGGAAGGCTATCAAAAAAAGAATTTTCACAATCAATACATCCAAAATTTTGCCGAATTGGGTGTTTTTGGGTTCCTACTTTTAATCATCATCA
Protein-coding sequences here:
- a CDS encoding O-antigen ligase family protein, with amino-acid sequence MNKFLINFSERIKQDFEGEKQAFFVLLVLLSIPFPYIVSTIAVSALGLYTLLYLKKEQISFRNYLLFPILLYFLMVLSFFWSIDKSLSLPALSKELSLLVIPVCFWLFGGISKARKTLVLKYYSYGILVFALYYLSRGTVRYFLTDNVAVFFYHELVTKDVNAIHVSVYMAMSFFWFLAKDTKKILDYLALTILLLMVLLLSSGNIIITFFGLIIIYFLFYAKVSKQMRLKNLIVMLVLLVSLGFIGEIKEQLRREYETIMTNSTVNDVISKEKNSTFFNVSIKQAWTKKVFNENDFFPGTAFRVYQFRIFLEMLRDDAIFWKGYGLNASYPKIEAKGLTYNVYQGNASLEGYQKKNFHNQYIQNFAELGVFGFLLLIIIITLTLKKAIQSKDFTHFAFAFLMISLFLTESFLWRQRGVVYFTMMYCLFNSGIAFQSSKTE